In Chroicocephalus ridibundus chromosome 4, bChrRid1.1, whole genome shotgun sequence, one genomic interval encodes:
- the FGF19 gene encoding fibroblast growth factor 19, whose protein sequence is MGPPPAALALLGLAAAAAAVVSLPLPDAGPHVNYGWGEPIRLRHLYTASKHGLFSCFLRIGGDGRVDAAGSQSPQSLLEIRAVAVRTVAIKGVRSSRYLCMDEAGRLHGQLRYSTEDCSFEEEIRPDGYNVYRSKKYGISVSLSSAKQRQQFKGKDFLPLSHFLPMINTVPVESTDFGEYGDYSQAFEPEVYSSPLETDSMDPFGITSKLSPVKSPSFQK, encoded by the exons atggggccgccccccgccgccctggcgctgctggggctcgccgccgccgccgccgccgtcgtgTCGCTGCCGCTGCCCGACGCCGGTCCCCACGTCAACTACGGGTGGGGGGAACCGATCCGGCTGCGGCACCTCTACACCGCCAGCAAGCACGGGCTCTTCAGCTGCTTCCTGCGCATCGGCGGCGACGGGCGGGTGGACGCTGCCGGTAGCCAGAGCCCGCAGA GTCTGCTGGAGATCCGCGCCGTGGCGGTGCGCACCGTGGCCATCAAGGGCGTGCGGAGCTCCCGTTACCTCTGCATGGACGAGGCGGGGCGGCTGCACGGGCAG CTCAGGTATTCCACTGAGGATTGTTCCTTCGAAGAGGAGATTCGTCCAGACGGCTACAATGTATATAGATCAAAAAAATACGGAATATCGGTGTCTTTGAGCAGTGCCAAGCAAAGACAACAGttcaaaggaaaagattttcttcCGCTGTCTCACTTCTTACCTATGATCAACACTGTGCCCGTGGAGTCAACAGACTTTGGCGAGTACGGTGATTACAGCCAGGCGTTTGAGCCGGAGGTGTACTCCTCGCCTCTGGAAACGGACAGCATGGACCCCTTTGGCATCACCTCCAAACTGTCGCCGGTGAAGAGCCCCAGCTTTCAGAAATGA
- the LTO1 gene encoding protein LTO1 homolog isoform X2 — translation MAAEAALPSSDMFDEIVMADERFHGEGYEEGYAEGSHVGVVEGRRYGSLHGAKMGSEIGCYLGFALTWQCLLQKCMDEKNSKKIRALDSLIGMIQKFPYEDPTYDKLQEDLEKIRGKFKQVCSMLNIQSDFRIGTERSSLTF, via the exons ATGGCGGCGGAGGCCGCGTTGCCGAGTTCGGATATGTTCGATGAGATCGTGATGGCTGACGAGAG GTTTCATGGTGAGGGGTATGAGGAGGGGTATGCTGAAGGCAGTCACGTTGGAGTTGTTGAGGGACGGAGGTATGGATCGCTCCATGGTGCCAAGATGGGGTCTGAG ATTGGCTGCTACCTTGGGTTTGCCCTGACGTGGCAGTGTCTGCTCCAGAAATGCATGGATGAAAAGAACAg caAAAAGATAAGGGCTCTGGATTCATTAATAGGAATGATACAGAAATTCCCGTATGAAGACCCCACTTATGATAAGCTGCAAGAAGATCTggaaaaaatcagaggaaaatttAAACAG GTTTGTTCAATGCTAAATATTCAGTCTGATTTTAGAATTGGTACTGAAAGATCTTCACTAACTTTTTGA